A genomic window from Nicotiana sylvestris chromosome 11, ASM39365v2, whole genome shotgun sequence includes:
- the LOC138881329 gene encoding uncharacterized protein, translated as MDVVITLLKERVYFLCLGSSSSSSSSGSSSSGSSSGGSSSGGSSSGGSSSGGSSSGGSSSGGGSSGGGSSSGGGSSSGGGSSSGGGSSSGSSSSGSSSSGSSSSGSSRSGSSW; from the coding sequence ATGGATGTTGTGATAACTTTGTTAAAGGAACGAGTCTATTTTTTGTGTTtaggtagtagtagtagtagtagtagtagtggtagtagtagtagtggtagtagtagtggtggtagtagtagtggtggtagtagtagcGGTGGTAGTAGTAGCGGTGGTAGTAGTAGCGGTGGTAGTAGTAGCGGTGGTGGTAGTAGCGGTGGTGGTAGTAGTAGCGGTGGTGGTAGTAGTAGCGGTGGTGGTAGTAGTAGCGGTGGTGGTAGTAGTAGCGGTAGTAGTAGTAGCGGTAGTAGTAGTAGCGGTAGTAGTAGTAGCGGTAGTAGTCGTAGCGGTAGTAgttggtag